A stretch of Myceligenerans xiligouense DNA encodes these proteins:
- a CDS encoding alpha/beta hydrolase family protein — protein MFFRTAATSAAILLGLAAAGALAGPGWDPVPVTEHVRPASADTTIHGSEPQAGAGEPGRFEVRETSVTIELSDGASVGGLLREPVTDAADAPGVVFVHGAGTGKASDAFTEAATALASAGVVTLVPDKYLAHYSTRHRDYVEMAGDYQHSVEFLRRMPGVDPERVGLYAESEGCWVAPVMMARDPGLAFQIWVSAPVVPPRQQAAFAMDSYLRNTDVPQGVFRAIPRAVGIRLPGGGFEYADFDVRPWLARQAAPIFMAYGATDPSMPMEQAVRQVLADTAARGGEAPVTVRFYGGANHGINVSDEPLGDDIVPHGDDLHLHPGYARDVAAWVHGLPASATAEPRIAGAQPEQLYLAAPVPQPHWYADGDVVLAIVIGSAALMLGGGVTLLGSRLAGRAAVRARTARGADRRAAYGVTAGLGAPLGVMAGVTVATAVSLVAYLLAVARIAQDYGQNPLVVQGGWIGVRALGVVAVVAAALLLLRCRAVGWRVASGAVPDADMPDAERRGGARVVTAGFWAVAAGTAALGLVLAHWGVYQLGI, from the coding sequence ATGTTCTTCCGGACAGCCGCGACCAGCGCCGCGATACTTCTCGGCCTGGCGGCCGCAGGTGCGCTCGCCGGGCCGGGCTGGGACCCGGTCCCCGTCACGGAGCACGTCAGGCCGGCCTCCGCCGACACGACGATCCACGGCTCGGAGCCGCAGGCCGGCGCGGGCGAGCCCGGCCGGTTCGAGGTGCGCGAGACCTCCGTGACGATCGAGCTGTCGGACGGCGCGTCGGTGGGCGGGCTGCTGCGCGAGCCGGTGACCGACGCGGCGGACGCTCCCGGCGTCGTCTTCGTGCACGGCGCCGGGACCGGGAAGGCGAGCGACGCGTTCACCGAGGCGGCCACCGCCCTGGCGAGCGCGGGCGTGGTCACGCTCGTGCCCGACAAGTACCTCGCCCACTACTCGACCCGTCACCGCGACTACGTCGAGATGGCGGGCGACTACCAGCACTCGGTGGAGTTCCTGCGGCGGATGCCCGGCGTCGACCCGGAACGCGTGGGGCTGTACGCCGAGTCCGAGGGCTGCTGGGTGGCGCCGGTCATGATGGCCCGGGACCCGGGCCTCGCGTTCCAGATCTGGGTCTCGGCGCCCGTGGTGCCGCCGCGACAGCAGGCCGCGTTCGCGATGGACAGCTACCTGCGCAACACGGACGTGCCGCAGGGCGTGTTCCGGGCGATCCCCCGGGCGGTCGGCATCCGACTGCCCGGAGGCGGGTTCGAGTACGCGGACTTCGACGTGCGTCCGTGGCTCGCCCGCCAGGCGGCCCCGATCTTCATGGCGTACGGCGCGACCGACCCCTCGATGCCGATGGAGCAGGCGGTGCGGCAGGTCCTCGCGGACACGGCCGCCCGCGGCGGGGAGGCTCCGGTCACCGTGCGTTTCTACGGCGGGGCGAACCACGGCATCAACGTGTCGGACGAGCCGCTGGGGGACGACATCGTGCCCCACGGGGACGACCTCCACCTGCACCCGGGCTATGCGCGTGACGTGGCCGCCTGGGTGCACGGCCTGCCGGCGTCGGCGACGGCGGAGCCCCGGATCGCGGGAGCCCAGCCCGAGCAGCTGTACCTCGCGGCGCCCGTGCCGCAGCCGCACTGGTACGCCGACGGCGACGTCGTGCTGGCGATCGTGATCGGCTCCGCGGCGCTGATGCTCGGCGGCGGCGTGACCCTCCTGGGGAGCCGCCTGGCGGGCCGGGCCGCGGTGCGCGCCAGGACCGCGCGCGGCGCGGATCGGCGCGCCGCGTACGGCGTCACCGCCGGGCTGGGGGCACCGCTGGGGGTGATGGCCGGGGTGACCGTCGCGACCGCCGTGTCCCTCGTGGCCTACCTGCTCGCCGTGGCGCGCATCGCGCAGGACTACGGCCAGAACCCGCTGGTGGTCCAGGGGGGCTGGATCGGGGTCCGGGCGCTCGGCGTCGTCGCGGTGGTCGCGGCGGCCCTCCTGCTGCTGCGCTGCCGGGCGGTGGGGTGGCGGGTCGCCTCCGGCGCCGTGCCCGACGCCGACATGCCCGACGCCGAACGCCGGGGAGGCGCCCGGGTCGTGACGGCGGGCTTCTGGGCCGTCGCAGCAGGCACTGCCGCCCTCGGGCTGGTGCTGGCCCACTGGGGCGTCTACCAGCTCGGCATCTGA
- the era gene encoding GTPase Era — protein sequence MNDDTSPVHRSGFACLVGRPNVGKSTLTNALVGEKVAIMSARPQTTRHTIRGIVHRPDAQLILVDTPGLHRPRTLLGERLNDLVRDTLSEVDVIAFCLPADQKVGPGDRYIAQQLAELMRGRRAVPVVAVVTKADAVERSVMVEHLIAVQELAKSVEREWADIVPVSAKDGFQVGELSDVLVGHLPEGPELYPGGELTDEPEAVMVAELVREAALEGVRDELPHSLAVVVEEIVEREGTGDEKKGRPPLLDVRVNLFVERDSQKAIVIGRGGSRLRSVGTEARRGIEALLGARVYLDLHVKVAKDWQRDPKQLRRLGF from the coding sequence GTGAACGACGACACCTCACCGGTCCACCGGTCCGGATTCGCCTGCCTGGTCGGCCGGCCCAACGTGGGCAAGTCCACGCTGACGAACGCCCTGGTGGGGGAGAAGGTCGCGATCATGTCCGCGCGGCCGCAGACCACGCGACACACCATCCGCGGGATCGTGCACCGGCCCGACGCCCAGCTCATCCTGGTGGACACACCCGGGCTGCACCGGCCCCGCACCCTGCTCGGCGAGCGGCTGAACGACCTGGTACGGGACACGCTGAGCGAGGTCGACGTCATCGCCTTCTGCCTCCCCGCGGACCAGAAGGTCGGGCCGGGCGACCGGTACATCGCGCAGCAGCTCGCCGAGCTGATGCGGGGCCGCCGGGCGGTGCCCGTCGTGGCGGTGGTGACCAAGGCCGACGCGGTGGAGCGTTCCGTGATGGTGGAGCACCTGATCGCGGTGCAGGAGCTCGCGAAGTCCGTGGAGCGCGAGTGGGCGGACATCGTGCCGGTCTCGGCGAAGGACGGGTTCCAGGTGGGCGAGCTCTCCGACGTCCTGGTCGGGCACCTGCCCGAGGGCCCCGAGCTCTACCCGGGCGGCGAGCTCACCGACGAGCCCGAGGCGGTCATGGTCGCGGAGCTCGTCCGCGAGGCGGCGCTGGAGGGCGTCCGCGACGAGCTCCCGCACTCGCTGGCCGTGGTGGTCGAGGAGATCGTCGAGCGCGAGGGCACGGGCGACGAGAAGAAGGGCCGGCCGCCGCTGCTGGACGTGCGCGTCAACCTGTTCGTGGAGCGCGACTCGCAGAAGGCGATCGTCATCGGCCGCGGCGGATCGCGGCTGCGCTCGGTCGGCACGGAGGCACGCCGGGGCATCGAGGCGCTGCTCGGCGCCCGCGTGTACCTGGACCTCCACGTGAAGGTGGCCAAGGACTGGCAGCGGGACCCGAAGCAGCTGCGGCGCCTGGGGTTCTGA
- a CDS encoding hemolysin family protein: protein MTVSLLALAALVGFVLASVLSAGEAALLRVTRSGLAECLADAEHGPEPDPRRAGRARSALALVVEPTATVASFALVRVTAEVVAIAAATLLVQQAIPDPPSGDPVPELLVMLIALAAGLGVGVLFVRVSPRALGFRRPVHVLLALAPALTVISRGVARLTRLSVPRAPSSPEEHRRDVAYRVGESEDLEEEDRELVRSAIELADTIVREVMVPRTDMITVAAGTPLTKVLRLFLRSGFSRVPVVGESVDDVVGVAYLKDVVAAVHWPVEDGAGPAGLRPAADVAREAVFVPESKPVDDLLREMQTSASHIALVVDEYGGIAGLVTIEDLLEELVGELTDEHDTVAVQEPEELSDGEFRVPARMPVDELGELFDLRLDDDDVDTTGGLLAKALGKVPLAGSAAEVSGLHLTAERVEGRRKQLATLVVRRVSPVDGDNGGETGPFDAAGHPPKYEKEAHA from the coding sequence GTGACCGTCAGTCTTCTCGCCCTCGCCGCACTCGTGGGTTTCGTCCTGGCGAGCGTGCTCTCCGCCGGCGAGGCCGCGCTCCTCCGAGTCACCCGATCCGGCCTCGCGGAATGCCTCGCCGACGCCGAGCACGGGCCGGAGCCCGATCCCCGCCGCGCCGGACGGGCGCGTTCCGCGCTGGCCCTCGTCGTGGAGCCGACGGCGACCGTGGCGTCGTTCGCCCTGGTGCGCGTCACCGCCGAGGTCGTGGCGATCGCCGCCGCGACGCTGCTGGTCCAGCAGGCGATCCCGGACCCGCCGTCGGGCGACCCCGTTCCGGAGCTGCTCGTCATGCTCATCGCCCTGGCCGCGGGCCTGGGCGTCGGCGTGCTGTTCGTGCGCGTCTCGCCGCGCGCCCTCGGCTTCCGGCGGCCGGTCCACGTGCTGCTCGCCCTCGCACCGGCACTGACGGTGATCTCGCGCGGCGTGGCGCGCCTCACGCGGCTGTCCGTCCCGCGGGCGCCGTCGTCCCCGGAGGAGCACCGGCGTGACGTGGCGTACCGCGTCGGCGAGTCGGAGGACCTGGAGGAGGAGGACCGGGAGCTGGTGCGGTCGGCCATCGAGCTGGCCGACACCATCGTGCGCGAGGTGATGGTGCCGCGCACCGACATGATCACCGTCGCCGCCGGCACGCCGCTCACCAAGGTGCTGCGGCTGTTCCTCCGCTCCGGTTTCTCCCGCGTGCCGGTGGTCGGGGAGTCCGTGGACGACGTCGTCGGCGTCGCCTACCTCAAGGACGTCGTCGCCGCCGTGCACTGGCCCGTGGAGGACGGCGCGGGTCCGGCGGGCCTGCGGCCGGCCGCGGACGTCGCCCGTGAGGCGGTGTTCGTGCCCGAGTCCAAGCCGGTCGACGACCTGCTCCGCGAGATGCAGACCTCGGCGTCGCACATCGCCCTGGTCGTGGACGAGTACGGCGGGATCGCCGGCCTGGTCACGATCGAGGACCTGCTCGAGGAACTGGTCGGCGAGCTCACCGACGAGCACGACACGGTCGCCGTCCAGGAGCCGGAGGAGCTGTCCGACGGCGAGTTCCGGGTGCCCGCGCGGATGCCGGTGGACGAGCTCGGCGAGCTCTTCGACCTGCGCCTGGACGACGACGACGTGGACACCACGGGCGGGCTCCTCGCGAAGGCGCTCGGCAAGGTGCCGCTGGCGGGATCGGCGGCCGAGGTGTCGGGTCTGCACCTGACCGCGGAGCGGGTCGAGGGCCGCCGCAAGCAGCTCGCGACGCTCGTGGTGCGCCGGGTGAGCCCCGTGGACGGCGACAATGGGGGCGAGACCGGCCCGTTCGACGCCGCCGGGCACCCGCCGAAGTACGAGAAGGAAGCACACGCGTGA
- a CDS encoding HIT domain-containing protein: protein MVRTTETSTANSGEMSADCLFCKIVAGEVPVEMVAESGSAVAFKDIDPKAPVHVLVVPREHHADVSALAGTSPETLADVIALADQVASDLADGQYRLICNVGPKAGQTIFHAHAHVLAGTQLTGF from the coding sequence ATGGTGAGGACGACGGAGACGAGCACGGCGAACTCTGGGGAGATGAGCGCGGACTGCCTGTTCTGCAAGATCGTCGCGGGCGAGGTGCCCGTCGAGATGGTCGCGGAGTCCGGGTCGGCGGTGGCGTTCAAGGACATCGACCCGAAGGCACCCGTCCACGTCCTGGTGGTGCCGCGCGAGCATCACGCGGACGTGAGCGCGCTGGCGGGCACGAGCCCCGAGACCCTGGCCGACGTCATCGCGCTGGCCGACCAGGTCGCCTCCGACCTGGCGGACGGCCAGTACCGGCTGATCTGCAACGTCGGGCCGAAGGCCGGCCAGACCATCTTCCACGCCCACGCCCACGTGCTGGCGGGAACCCAGCTCACGGGCTTCTGA
- the ybeY gene encoding rRNA maturation RNase YbeY, whose protein sequence is MSIEVNNESGHEVDEAEFAALGRYVLDSMHVHPQSELSVLFVDSATMADLHVQWMDEPGPTDVLSFPMDELRPGRAGEELAPGTLGDIVLCPEVAAKQARTAGHSTAEELLLLTVHGILHLLGYDHAEPEEETEMFALQRKLLLTFLANR, encoded by the coding sequence GTGAGTATCGAGGTCAACAACGAGTCGGGGCACGAGGTCGACGAGGCGGAGTTCGCCGCTCTGGGCCGGTACGTGCTCGACAGCATGCACGTGCACCCGCAGTCCGAGCTGTCGGTCCTGTTCGTGGATTCCGCCACGATGGCCGACCTGCACGTGCAGTGGATGGACGAGCCCGGCCCCACGGACGTGCTGTCGTTCCCGATGGACGAGCTGCGCCCCGGTCGCGCCGGTGAGGAACTGGCCCCGGGCACGCTCGGCGACATCGTGCTGTGCCCCGAGGTCGCGGCCAAGCAGGCGCGGACGGCCGGGCATTCCACGGCCGAGGAACTCCTCCTGCTGACCGTGCACGGCATCCTGCATCTCCTCGGCTACGACCACGCCGAGCCCGAGGAGGAGACGGAGATGTTCGCGCTGCAGCGCAAGCTTCTCCTGACCTTCCTCGCGAACCGCTGA
- a CDS encoding PhoH family protein, with the protein MTTSASHAPAHQTDRRPQRGAEHRVVVPAHIPMVALLGSQDVVLRAIEDGFTQVDVHARGNEIAVSGPPGDVELVSRLLDELIQVVEAGTALTPEVVTRSIRMLTAASAQRPADVLTFDILSNRGRTIRPKTPGQKHYVEAIDANTITFGLGPAGTGKTYLAMAKAVQALQAKQVNRIILTRPAVEAGERLGYLPGSLTEKIDPYLRPLYDALHDMIDQEQVPKLLENGTIEVAPLAFMRGRSLNNAFIILDEAQNTSTEQMKMFLTRLGFGSRMVITGDATQVDLPGNQTSGLRVVEDILAGVDDVEFCRLGSADVVRHRLVSDIIDAYARWDVITDGQRPGRQPQDHRPPQRRRR; encoded by the coding sequence ATGACAACTTCCGCATCGCACGCACCCGCTCATCAGACGGACCGCAGGCCGCAGCGCGGCGCCGAGCATCGCGTCGTCGTCCCGGCCCACATCCCGATGGTCGCCCTGCTCGGAAGCCAGGATGTCGTGCTCCGCGCCATCGAGGACGGGTTCACCCAGGTCGACGTCCACGCGCGGGGCAACGAGATCGCCGTGTCCGGTCCTCCCGGGGACGTCGAACTCGTCTCCCGCCTCCTGGACGAGCTGATCCAGGTCGTCGAGGCCGGCACCGCGCTGACGCCCGAGGTGGTCACCCGCTCCATCAGGATGCTCACGGCGGCGTCGGCCCAGCGCCCCGCCGACGTCCTGACCTTCGACATCCTGTCGAACCGCGGTCGCACCATCCGGCCCAAGACGCCCGGCCAGAAGCACTACGTCGAGGCGATCGACGCCAACACGATCACGTTCGGGCTCGGCCCGGCCGGCACGGGCAAGACGTACCTCGCGATGGCGAAGGCGGTCCAGGCGCTCCAGGCCAAGCAGGTCAACCGCATCATCCTCACCCGTCCCGCCGTCGAGGCGGGGGAGCGGCTCGGCTACCTGCCCGGCTCGCTCACGGAGAAGATCGACCCCTACCTGCGCCCGTTGTACGACGCCCTGCACGACATGATCGACCAGGAGCAGGTCCCGAAGCTCTTGGAGAACGGGACCATCGAGGTGGCTCCTCTGGCTTTTATGCGCGGCCGGAGCTTGAACAACGCCTTCATCATCCTCGACGAGGCGCAGAACACCTCCACCGAGCAGATGAAGATGTTCCTCACGCGCCTCGGCTTCGGCTCCCGGATGGTCATCACCGGCGACGCCACACAGGTCGATCTGCCCGGTAACCAGACGTCCGGGCTGCGTGTCGTGGAGGACATCCTGGCCGGCGTCGACGACGTCGAGTTCTGCCGGCTGGGCTCGGCCGACGTCGTGCGCCACCGGCTCGTGAGCGACATCATCGACGCGTACGCGCGGTGGGACGTCATCACGGACGGGCAGCGCCCCGGGCGCCAGCCGCAGGACCACCGGCCGCCGCAGCGGCGCCGGCGCTAG
- a CDS encoding helix-hairpin-helix domain-containing protein, whose amino-acid sequence MGWFITQSLLFIVITAIIFFLIGLWAGWILWARRNKTTGKHTAETVEKKPAASTTTTGRAAKAGALASAPDAGGSATASDADTPAEAPAEVKTDDADAPARVATPLTAPAGDVQTDDAPESTDASTDPDTRSSTGTAAEPSDIEDENLAVFAGAEAEVVAEAEAATRDAAVDEPPSETTAGAGTGPDDDLTRIEGIGPKIAAALRAAGYGSYAKVAEASEEDLRKALADSGIKFAPAAMSFAAQAQYLTEGDEEGLEEYQDYLIAGRERRSADFVEDVDYTDVDEVEGEAARQAALAADAEKVAEATGEHVDTAAVADDALATADDAGTAAAAPEPEQPADDDLKVIEGIGPKIEKALKAAGVTSYAQVAAASEDELRASIGKSGITFAPSVTSWAQQAQYLVDGDGAGLDEYQDYLIAGQERGTTVFVEEVDYTDVDEVEGAAAKQAALAADAEKVAEAEGRKA is encoded by the coding sequence GTGGGTTGGTTCATCACCCAGTCGCTCCTATTCATCGTCATCACCGCGATCATCTTCTTCCTGATCGGCCTGTGGGCCGGCTGGATCCTGTGGGCCCGCCGGAACAAGACCACTGGTAAGCACACCGCTGAGACGGTCGAGAAGAAGCCGGCGGCGAGCACGACCACGACGGGCCGCGCCGCGAAGGCGGGCGCGCTCGCCTCTGCCCCGGACGCCGGTGGCTCCGCCACGGCCTCGGACGCCGACACGCCCGCCGAGGCGCCTGCCGAGGTGAAGACCGACGACGCCGACGCCCCAGCGCGGGTCGCCACGCCTCTCACCGCCCCCGCCGGCGACGTGCAGACCGACGACGCACCCGAGTCCACGGACGCGAGCACCGACCCGGACACCCGGTCCTCCACCGGGACCGCCGCGGAGCCGTCCGACATCGAGGACGAGAACCTCGCGGTCTTCGCGGGCGCCGAGGCCGAGGTCGTCGCAGAGGCCGAGGCGGCCACACGCGACGCGGCGGTCGACGAGCCCCCGAGCGAGACCACGGCAGGCGCCGGGACCGGGCCCGATGACGACCTCACCCGCATCGAGGGCATCGGCCCGAAGATCGCCGCCGCGCTCCGGGCCGCGGGCTACGGGTCGTACGCCAAGGTCGCCGAAGCCTCCGAGGAGGACCTCCGCAAGGCCCTCGCCGACTCGGGCATCAAGTTCGCCCCGGCCGCGATGTCGTTCGCCGCCCAGGCGCAGTACCTGACCGAGGGCGACGAGGAGGGCCTGGAGGAGTATCAGGACTACCTCATCGCCGGGCGTGAGCGTCGCAGCGCCGACTTCGTCGAGGACGTCGACTACACCGACGTCGACGAGGTCGAGGGCGAGGCCGCCAGGCAGGCCGCTCTCGCGGCCGACGCCGAGAAGGTCGCCGAGGCGACCGGCGAGCACGTCGACACCGCCGCGGTGGCCGACGACGCCCTCGCCACGGCCGACGACGCCGGGACGGCGGCCGCCGCGCCCGAGCCGGAGCAGCCGGCCGACGACGACCTCAAGGTGATCGAGGGCATCGGCCCGAAGATCGAGAAGGCCCTCAAGGCTGCCGGGGTCACCTCGTACGCCCAGGTCGCGGCCGCCTCCGAGGACGAGCTGCGCGCCTCGATCGGCAAGAGCGGCATCACGTTCGCCCCGTCGGTCACGAGCTGGGCCCAGCAGGCCCAGTACCTCGTGGACGGCGACGGCGCAGGTCTCGACGAGTACCAGGACTACCTCATCGCAGGCCAGGAACGCGGCACGACGGTATTCGTCGAGGAGGTCGACTACACCGACGTCGACGAGGTCGAGGGTGCGGCCGCCAAGCAGGCCGCTCTCGCCGCGGACGCGGAGAAGGTCGCGGAGGCCGAGGGCAGGAAGGCATGA